The genome window GAATGTTAACTAATATTAACCAGGCTTTggttaaatttgttctttttttcctaagtgtgctttgctttcttaaaaaagtttaaaaacttcttaattttaaaattaaaaaaatttttattgaagtttagttgatttacaatgttgtgttagtttcaggtgttcagcaaagtgattcagttatacatacatatatatctattctttttcagattcttttcccttataggttattacaaaatattgagtatcgttctctgtgctacacagtggctccttgttggttatctattttggttaaatttgaaaagacaaaacccGTTGTTACCTACTGCCTCTTGTTGGCCAACCGGGGTCAATACATGGCAACCAACATGGGGAAGCTAAATAAAATGCTTCACTGGGGTAAGAAAAGATTTTGTGTCTGAGGAAACATCAATGTTTAACTTCAGAAAATTTTCACAGAATAGTGTTGAGAAAAATCAGTCACCATAAAATTAAGCAACTAGTGAGACGtataggaagagaaaagaagtaaaatacctttaaaagtaattaattaaataataaatacattttaaatgttgaaagCAGTTTAAAACACGGAAGGATGTTTTAAATGGTATTGCTCCGAAGGAGAGACCTTGGGAATTCATCGTGCAATAGAGGGCTATTTTGTCAAGGAAGGCAACTTGCTTACTAAAATGACCAAATATGTATGTCAAGTTCTGCCTTAATGTTTGGGGGGCAGGAGAAGGTATGAACCTTCCTATTTGCAGATTATATAACAACAAATTTATTATTGAATGCTCACTATGTCAAGTGCTTTACCTAtatcaccatttttcttttttgaatttttaacatgaaaatattcaaatatatagaaaagaataataaaacaagcATCCATATATGCATTCAGTTTAACATTTAACactttccatattttaatttttctgaattatttaaaagtatagatAGCAAACATTTTACCCCTAAATACACCAATATGTGTATCTAAAAAGAGATATTTTTCTACATAAGCACAATGCCATTATCATACCTAATAAAAAAACAACTGTCTAATATCACCTAATGTTTTAGTCTGTATTCAGATTCTCCAATTGCTcacaaaatatcttttatatCTGGTTTATTAAATCAGAACCGAGGACAAGCCATTGTATTTGGTTATGACGTGTCTTAggtttcttttaatataaaacagCCCTCCCTCGGTactgctttatttctcttcttctttctttctttttttttttttttatggcactgagttaatttaagaaattgaGCCATTTGTTCTGCAGGATGTCTCACCATTTGTTCTGGATTTTTCTGATTGTCTACTTCTATCCTTGTAGTTCCTGCTTGATTATACTGAGGTTAAAGATTTTTGGAAACAATACTTCTCAAATGATGCTGGTGCTTCATACTGTATCACATCAGGAGACACATAATTTCAGGTTGgtccattttactgatgataaGATCGATCTAGGTTAAGGTGGGAAGGGGCCAGATTTCTCCATTGTCATTATGGATTTCCCTGATGACTGGCACATAATCCCCGGCTCTATGTGAATATCCTGTTCCCTATCTCACTTTCACCAATTGGTCTCATTGATGATCCTGGCATGAATCAATTATTCCACTAGGGACTGCAAAATGGTGAATTTCTAATTCTATCcttcattttacattatttagCTGGCATGTTTTTGTAAAGAGAACTGTTTCCTCATCAACTGGGGCCATTTGGTTACCCTGAAATACAGCTGCAACTAGAAAAGCAGGATAAATggtaattttcttaaattaccacTTTTCAGAGTAAAGAGTTGGTGTAATAGTCACTGCCAGTAGTATGGCAAaggaagttttttaaaactgTTGTTTTTTTAGATTTGCTTTACACTTTAGTGGAAATGAATATTATgcttgacattttaaataaattgcgGTTATtaattttgatgctcaaattgttctaACTTTGGCCAGTGGGCATTCCTTCAAGCTagcttctgtgttcttttcaaaGGACCTCGTTTTTTAATACCTCCTGACTTTCTGTCACATGATGTTCTAAGTGCTCCTATTATTTCTCAGCTCTTGACCCGACTGacatcagccatttctccaaggagccctggtacCTTTTAGTGGAAAAGTGGTATTTAGAGATCAAAATCTGGGTGCCAAGGAtagtcattgcttctaggccctgagttcatattaatattttcatttcaaagttaACAATATAGAGTTTTTATATCATTGTTATTATACAATACTTCTATATCTTTACACTGGAGCTTTTGCACCTAATAACATTAACAAAGTTACTTTTAATACTTACACCAACCCTAGGAGATAGGTGATCATAAATTATGTAATTGTGATCATAACATCttataatctctattttaaagGAGGAACCAgatcattgcagctctatttacaatagccaggacatggaagcaacctaagtgtccatcgacagatgaatggaaaaagatgtggcacatacatacaatggactattactcagacataaaaacagatagctagtgggaagcagccgcattgcacagggagatcagctcagtgctttgtgaccacctagaggggttggacaGGGAAggttggagggagacgcaagagggaagagatatgggaacatacgtatatgtataactgattcactttgttataaagcagaaactaacacaccattgtaaagcaattatactccaataaagatgtttaaaaagaattaaaaaaaaaaaaaaggaggaaccAGAGACGAGAAGTGCCGGAGCTTGGGCTTCCAAGTAAACAGCAAGCGTCGTGATTTGAACGCTGCACGCTACTTCCACCAGGGAAGGGAGCCCCTGACACTCAGAGGAGCTTTTCCAAGAAGCCAAGCGTCCTTAGAAAAGGTATCAGGGAGGTGATCAGGGCTAGGGGTGCGGGTACCAGCGTGTGGGAGTGAATAGACGTCCCGACTCCAAACGCAGAGAGCGGGACAGGGGCGACCTGCCGGGTGATGGACCGTGGGGGGCATGACCAGAGCTGCTGTTTCatcttaaatggaaaattccctAAAGAGCACACACAGCCAGTGAACCACGCAGAAGCCACCCAAAGGTAAGAATATCTGGCCGGGACCGGCGAGCTACTACCCACAAATGGGGGACCTGGCCCGCCCCCGCGCAAAGGGAGCCAATCAGAGCGAGCCTTGAACACAGGGGCGGGACAACAGAGGAGCGGGTCCAATGTGGAATCAGCCCCGGGTCGCCTCTGGGCAGAGTATTGCAAAGTCCAAGAAGCGAGCGGAGAGGAGGCGGTGGGCTGGCCAATCAGAGGGAGCAACTCACAGCGTTGGGCACTGGCAGCCAGTCAGAAGAGTGCTCGCAGGTGACTCGCCCGGCCCCAGCTTCCCGCCTTTCCCCTAACCTCTAAGGCTGCGCGGTGCCGCGCTTCCTGGACTGCGGTCATCGGCCACCGCGCTATGCTCCTCGTCCTCTCCTCACACTCCTGCTACAGATCCCAGGTCCGTGCAGGCGTCCGGTGGGACATGGCGAACTCGGGCGGCGAGGACCTCCGGATCCAGGAAGGGGAGAGTTTTCTCTACTTCGCCTATGGCAGCAACCTGCTGACGGAGCGGATCCACCTCCGAAACCCCTCGGCCGTGTTCTGCAGCGTGGCCCGCCTGCAGGTCAGTGCTCTCCTCCCGGCCACTACGATGGCCTCTGACCCCTTCTGCAGACGAGGGAGCCAGGATTTCGAGAACTCGCTTTCTCTACGCCGCTTGTTGGCAGCACTGGGCCGGGAATGCAGCTCTTTCTGCTCAGAGTACATCAGGGTTCCTTGCACGACCCCGGGCCGGTCGCTGTCGCCCTCAGCCCTGTGCTTGACTCCTGCTGAGCTGTGCTACTCTGGCACCTGTGCCTCCCAGGCTGCCCTGAGGTCTCCCTCCTGACGTTCTCACCAGCTGCTCGTTCTGCCCAGATCCCAGCGCCTCTCCCTTGGCCACTGATTTAGGGGCATCATCACAGAATCCATTCGGTTGGTccctctgagaagccttctctgacccaaGTCAGGGAATCAGTTGCTTTCTGTTCTGTACCTTCCTTTGCTCCAGGACTTGTCACCTGGTTTTGTAAAAATCCATTTACCTGCCTTTTGCTCCCGATCTGGGAGGTCCTGAAAGCTGGAGCCGTGTCTTATTTACATTAAGGGCTGTGCTCAGTTAAATTAAGTGGCTGGATGAACCTTCGCTTGCCTTGGTAAGAATCATTGCTCTCAGTacagtccattcattcatttagtgcGTATTCTTCCAGCACTTACCTGGAGATGCAAAGATGATTCAGTAAAGCTGGCTGCTTTCAGGACCTCCCAGTCTATAGGAGAGACACTCAAACAAGTTATGTACAAAGCCTTTTGATATTGTTGAACCAAACAAACATGGTCTCTGCTATCGTTGTCAGGGTTCttagttgcaagcaacagaagtGGCTGATTCAAGCAGAAAAAGAATGTGTTGAAAGGCCGTTTGAAGAGCTCACAGAATGACCAGGAAGGTAGGACCACAAAGCTGACAAAACAAGCAGGCATAAAAGGGAAGCTCTAAAACAGCCAGTATGACAGCAACAGAACCAGCCCAGGAGGCCACTGTTGCATCGCCGCTAAGCTTGGTAAACATGGACGTTGCATTGTGCCTCACCTGCTCTGGACCCTGCCTGCTACTGTCACTACACCTCCAAGTTCCTGAAACCCAAATATGGTTGCCACCACCAAGGTGGACTTTTTGCTGCCCTGGGTCACTAGTTTCTAATTCAAAGTCCTAGGTGGGTGTCCTGATTGGCTAAGTCTTGGCCACGTGCCCATGCCTTGACTTCAACAAAAGCTGGGAGAACCAACTACTGGCATTTGAAACTTCAAAAATAGGAGTCGGGCTCTGAACACTGTCTACCCCCAAACTCATAaggcagggaattccccaaacgTGGGAAAGAAGTTCAGATGgtttataattggaatgcagcaAAGAGCTATCAAGCAAATGATTATTCCGTCACAGGTATGGTCACTCTTAAAAGGAGACATATTATACCTTACTCTCAGCTCTGTtctgaacttaaaactgctcttaaaaaaagtgaaatctttttttttttttttaaaggagacatACAAGGTGCTATGGAAGTGTATGACTTGGGGACCTGACCTAACCGGGATGCTCAGTAAAGCCATTCCtgaaaatgtgacttttaaactgagacctgaatgactggggaggggggaagcaaACAGATAGAATGAACAGCAGGGACAAAAGacctcaggaaagaaaaaagctggacCTTCCAGCTAGTGTGGCTGGAATCTAGTGTGTGAGGAGGGTGTAGCATGAAGACTAGAGAGGTCAGAAAGGGCCACATTTTACAGGACCACAGAGGCCAGAGAAGGCTTGGGTCTTTATCTTGAGACCAATGAGAAGACCTCTGCCAAATTTAAGCAAATGAAACATCAGATTTACATCTTTGAAAGCTGGTTCTGGTTGCTATGGAAAATGGATTGGAAGGGTGGGGGCAGCAGTGGATGTAGGCAGCCCAGTTAGGAAGACTTTGCAGCAGTCCATGCTAAAGATAATGGCACCCTGCAGTGGTAGCAGTGGAGGGTAGATGGGTTTGGGAGATATTTAGGAGCGAGTGCTGTTAGGCCTTGGTGATTGAttgtgaaaggaagaggagaTAATGGGGATGACTAAGGTTTTTGATGCAACAGAGTAGATGACGGTGATGTTTgtgaaaagaagaggagaatTAGTTTGGGAGGGAAAATCAAGCTCAGTTTGTACATGTATTTGGCCGTTAAACAATGCCGGGGTTAGTGGTACTGACCCTTCACCCAGCCGAAAATCAGAACTGCCATCTCtacctcaaaaacaaaggaattgatacatgactcacccaagggcaggaagctgaaaAAGTTTGGATAGAATCAGGACTCAGACCCTCTTTCTTTTGATGCCACATATTCTCTATTTTAATCTCTACTCGAACTTTTCCCCATACTTAGTTAATTTGATGatatgtaaaaggaaaatatagatgctatatttattgaaaaaaattcacgtATACCTGGACCTGTGTAGTTCAAACccgtgttattcaagggtcagctgtactaaGTTTGAGATGCTGTTGTATATCCAAGTGAGCATAAAAATATTAGTGAACATTCATTAAATACTCACTATATTCTAAGCACTTTTGAAGCTCAGAAGAGAGATCTGAGCTGAATTAGAAGACGATTAGAATATTGGATGGTATTTGAAGCCATTGGAGGGGATGAGATTGTCTTGAGCAAATTGCTGAACAGAGAAAAGCGCCTAAACTGAGCCCTCAGAAACTCCAACATTTAAAGGCCAGGTAGTGGAGGAGGAGTTGGCAAAGGAAATTGAGGAGATCGAGGAACAGCCTAAAAGAAAGGAGACAGATCGAGACCGGGTGGTTAACGATGTCAGAAGCAGCTGAGAAGTAGAGCAAGACAAGGAATGAAAATTGTCTATTGGATTTAACAATAGACAACCAGTTCCTAGTGTGGTTGTAACTTTTATCAGATCTCCTGATGTCCTGTCAGGGATACCTGGTCCTAGAACATCCAGTATACCAATTGAAGGTACTGGTCACTCAAACCGACCTTTTTAGTGAAATTCTGACaggtttttaagaaaataaaagtgacagAGATAAAATATAAACCTTAGGTTTATTATCTactctaaccttttttttttttttatcattaaggAAGCTAAGCcctggaaagatggaaagaaatcttCTTAGACCAAACAGCCAAGTAAGGGTTTTTAATCTTCCTGGCTGTGTCGTTGGATTACTCACCTCTGTGAGGGAGGAAACTAAACTCGAAACCTTGACTCCATTACTTATTAGTTGTGAGACCTTAGGAAAGTTGCTTAATCTTTTTAAGccacagtttttctttctgttaaatgGGTATAAAAAGTTGttgacaggatttttaaaaagtccatatAAAGCTCATAGCACAGTGTATAGAACCCAGTAATTTTTCAGTAAGTGTTAGCTGCTCTTATGATTATTATAGATATGTTAATACAATTCAGgaatattaaatttataagtGTACAGATCACCCTCAAATGCCAGCTCCCTTAGGACAAAAAAATATGCTAATAGGATACACTTACATACATAAAAGTGGAAAGAATGTTATAACCCTTATGTagccatcacccagcttcaacaattatgtACACTATGATTGTCTCTAAGTTAAAATCTATGTGTATGTAAGTGGGCTGGGAagtagttttcaaaaataaagataactgtGTTAAGGCATCAGGATTATGGgatttattttcccctttaagCCTCTTGTTTATGGTAAGATACGTGTACATATTCAGTATacagttcatttttaaagaaaaatatgaaaaattatagtcCTTGAGATCTGGGTCCTTGGttgtttatctttgtattttttacagaaggaACTCAAAGTTTGTTTTAGTTGCATGGAGTTCAAggtaaatctttttttattttgaggaagGAAATTTTGGTTCATGTGGATACTGATCATATCACTTTGGTTTCCTTTGTAGGATTTTAAGCTTGACTTTGGCAATCCCCAAGGCAAAACTAGTGAAACTTGGCATGGAGGTATAGCCACCATTTTTGAAAGTCCTGGCGATGAAGTATGGGGAGTAGTatggaaaatgaacaaaagcaaTTTAAGTTCTCTAGATAAGTAGGTGACTTCTAATATAAGTTAAATAATTACTAATTTAGAAAGTGGATCATATGCaaggatgtgtatatatgtgttggTTTTTCAAAACCATATACTATGGACATATTCTTTATACTTTAGAGTTAACCTAAAAGGTATAATGTTCATTCCTAAAAAGAAAAGCCTAGAAGGGTCACACTCTCTGATTGAGATTTGGGGAGACATTTGTAATCTCTTCTATAATTGATGGAAGTccttattttcattctatttgttttttaataaaagtatctTTGTAGTTTCATATTGTGAGAAGGCATGAAGATTTTTGTAATTGTTACATACTTTTATTGATTTCAAAAGCAGCTCAGTTTTTAttagtcagtttttaaaaaataattctttaaggTGGCAGTTGAATCAGTAAAAACAGTAATAATCATTTGTAAAAACTTCAAAACGTTAGAAATGCTTTGATGCTCTTTATAAATAGAACTCAAGAGTTGTGTGGCAGAGCATTTAATGCAAAGAAAGTGGCAGAAAAGAGTAGGATTTGAGGAGAGCAGACAAGCATCTGACATGCTTAATACTTTACTTCACTTGCAAACAGGAATGAGCCATCCTCTCTACTTTTCTCTGGGTGGATATTCTCTTGCTGTCAGAACACAGAGTCGTTTTTGTAGCCTAGAGAGCAATGTTTCAGGGTTACAAAGCTTGAAATAACTACACTGAAGCATGTTTTTAGATAGGCTAAATATAGAGATCTATTAGAAGCATACCCAGTAATAGTAAGTCTCCAGCTTTCTACTTGAAATGCTAAACTTCCTTTTGATGTGGTGGTACTTCTACTCTATCCCAAAATATACAGGGAGCAAGTACATCCATAGacagttaaaaattttaatccgGTAAACTAACTTGGCTAAGTCAAGTATGATTAAAATTTGACTGTTCTGGTTTCAGGCAAGAAGGGGTTAAAAGTGGAATGTATATCCCAATAGAAGTTAATGTTTCTactcaagaaggaaaagaaataacctGTCGAAGTTATCAGATGTCAAATTATGAGCGTGTTCCCCCATCACCCCAGTATAAAAAGGTATCCTTTTAACTAACTACTTACAAAGACTTTTGGTGATTCCTTGTTAATTTTCACTGAGCTAAACTAAAgaatatcttgtttttaaaaggctttgtgtgttttaaattctACATGTACAATTCATTTTAATCAAGatgtttttttaatacaaaatgatAGTTATATACCAAATAACTAAATGttcagatttatttataatgatagAAATATGTCCCTAAAActtcatttattaataaaaagcTTGTAGAAATGTATTTGAGTCATAATTCTagacatgtttttttcttctttaaagtagAAAATAGCATGTATGAGTGTATTTTTTGTAGAGTTATTCTATACCCATGcttttgtaatcatttttttcctccataaaacAGTATTTCGTGAACACCAAGATTCATTTTTgtaggtaaaaaatatatatcctactgctgaaatgttttccatttccaGATGGATGGAAAAATAAGTCACACTGCTTTTCAAAATCAGGGATACGAGAGTCCAACATCCCTTTTCAGAAACCCAAATTTAGGTACTTGTTGGCAGGCCCAATCAGGACATGATACCTGGAGAGGGTGACCCAGTTCCTGGGCCTAATCTGGAATTTTCTAGAAAGGAACCTAGAGGAATTAAGCCTGGTATGGATCTGGGAAGTACCACTGGACACACTTGCTATTTATTCCCTCACATCTAATTCAGAGGTAGAGTAGACTCCAGGATTCAACTACAACTGCTACCTGTAAACTGGAAATTTTTTTGGAGAATGgtgtttgtttcttaaaaaatcatGCAAATTCTGTACAATAAGTTTTTctcttaatataaaaatattttaaatcatattactGAGTACAATTGCTCTTCCATAAGGGTGGATCTTGTGGCTTGGAAAACTCCCTGCACGTTCATGCTCATTGTGAGAGGAATGACTATCCCTCCATTTTGTTCTAGAATTGTTTATTCTAGAGTTATCTGAAAGCTAATATTTCATACTTTGATACTACAAATAAAGCTGTGGTATACTAAATTAAATTATGTTCCTAACtaaagggttttttgtttattttaaccatttctagGTGATTTGCCTGGGTGCAAAAGAGAATGGTTTGCCACTGGAGTATCAAGAGAAGTTAAACTCAGTAGAACCAAATGACTACAAAGGAAAGGTCTCAGAAGAAATTGAAGACATTATCAAAAAGGGGGAAGCAAAAACTCATTAGAACCTAATAGAATCCATCTACAGATATTTTCTCTATATGCTAATACCTTTTTAACATTTAGAACAGGGATCTGGGATATCTCtctgtttaatatattttcaacagTGTTCTGAAGGGATATCTCACTTGGGTGATTCCTTGTTTTCAGGCTATAAAAAGACCAGGATAGGAGTTAGACCATTGAAAAGGGGGCCTTGCAGCATTGGAATGCATGACAAGTAGATGTGAGTATTCCTTCTGTGAACCCTTCAAGTTATTTTATTGAGTTGATCTGAAGTGTATTTTTGCTCTGTGATAAAGGGTAGATTTGCAACTTAAGGATGGTGCTGGTAAATCACTCTGCTGTGGGATTTTTTCTTAGTCAGCTTACTAAGAGCAAGCAAACTGCAGAGACAATTGATTATAAcaacttcaaaatttaaaagatggcATACTGTTCTTAGAGGAATAAATGTATTTGTGGTTTAACCTATAGTCCCTACTAAAATACtacatttaattttgttagaGAGACTCATATCATCACACATACTGGGTCTGGTCTTGGTCTATAGCCAGTCTATACTAAAGGATAATTGcacagactctggaaccagacaGCCGAGGACTGACTGTCAGTTACAGCACTTTCTAGCTGGGAAACTTTGGGTTATATgactgtgcctcagcttccttgcCTGCAGACTGAAGACAGCCCAAATATCTATGTCTTaggattgttttatatatatatatatatatgcttagaacagagcctggcatataataagtatTAGCAATCATTATTGTTCTTACTGAAGAATTAAGTTTGTACAGAGCTATCCTTGGAACAAGATTTTAAAGTAGAAGGGTCAAGATTATGAGGGAAAAGTGTTTCCCGGAAGCTGAAATTTGATTCTTGGCTTACCAAGAAATGGTCaccttcttaaatttacttaCTGAATAAGTGGAAGAAAGAAGAGTCATGACTAAAACAACACTGGTTATCAAAAAATCTCTTATGTCTCTGTGGAATGCAGTGAGCTGGACCTTCAAAACAGGTTATTAGAATGAGAGAGAACAAGCCACAGGAGCATAAAACAGAGATTTGGTTTTTACTCTTAGGAAGAAGGACCAAAGGACTTTTCAGCTACAGCTGCAATTCTGTAGTGAGGCTGAGCCATAGACTACAGGTTTGACCGTGTTTCATAGCTGTTACACCTCACTGCTTTCAAGTATACCCTCCAGTATTCCAGTTTTCGATAGTTAACTCCTCCGCAAAAGACCAAGTTTGTCCGTGACCCAGAGCACAGTTATGGTAATATAGTAAGCAAGGCTCAGTTGTGCTGTAGGTACTAAAAATTGCATATTATTCTAAAATCTGTCTCTCCTACCTAAAATGACAGCTTTCATTaaggaatttaaaacattaacaaTAAAATCTTCATGTCTGGCCTTTTAACAAAAATCTGTTAATCATGACtatttttctggttgttttcaaGGTAGTACTAGCAAATGTCATATGTAAGGAATATCCATTTCTACCAGTGATTTTGGCCCTCTAACCACAATACAACCAGCTCCTGGATATACTATAGCAGACATAGTTTTTGAAAAGCATTTCTGGGcttgaaagaaaataaggaaaatcttGAAGTTGTACCAATCCCTCTcccacaaaaagaaagaagataaagtgagCTGAAAGGCTAGACAGTAATGGTAAACAAATGGCCCAGATGTCCTTGCCAATAAGAGCCCCAGATTTAGATGACTAACCCTTGAGCATTCCTGCTGCAGGACAGGAAAACGGAACCTGAGAATTCTGTATGAAACCAGGACCCTTGAATAGAACTAAAACAGTCCCCAGTTAGTAAGCCTGGTGGCTCCCAGCAGAGATAGATGCAAATCCTCTCTGAAGAAAGCGATCCTAATTCAGGTTCTCAGGTTTTccacttaaaagtttaaaagatgaTAATAAGGAAAATGATACACTATGAATGAGAACAGAAAAAACAAGTTTACATCCCTAAGGTTTTAGGATATTGAAATGATCAAAAACAGCATATAAGTATATTTGGAGACTTTGacttctgggaagatggaataGACATACTCTTCCCTATTCCTTTAGTTAAGTACAACTAAAATCCCTgaacataatatataaaacaagcaGAACAGCTAGAGACCTTAGGACCCAAGGCATGACATGGTGCTGAATTCCCTGGATTTTCTTTTGCCTCATCCATCCCAGACTTCTAGCTGAAGAAGCCAGGAACCTGAAAGCACCAATGGGCATGAGcagagatgaaaaacaaacaaacaaaacaagaaaagctgCTCTCTAGCCAAAGGACTGGGAAGTGGACAATCTAGCCAGATAAAACTTAGAGAATAAGTGCTTTACCCCAGCCAAACACCATGGAGAAAAACTATGGAACCCTCACCTCCACCCAAGCCAGCAAAAGGTCAAGAGGGAAGCCTGGACTTCCACCCTTGCCAGGTTGTAACAAGGCACCCTAACCCTGTCCCCCACCACCATTGCCAGGGTCGTGTCAGAAAAGGCTGAGTAGGGAGCCGCCCAGCAGTAACAatcactccccttcccccccagtaGTGTCAGCGGAGACCATGTGAGGAGGCTGTACTTAAAACCCCATCTGGCAGTAACAAGGtgcccctccctgtccctgctGGGTGGTGTCAGAGGAGGCCAAGTGGCAGATTAGGACTTTATCACCCAGTGGTAACAAAGCCACCCTTCCCTGTGGTGTCAGTGAAGGCCATGTAGGGGGCAGTAATGAGGCATTCCTACTCCTCCCAGCCAAGGAGGTATCTGTGGAGACCTAGTGGGAAGCTGAGACTCCTACCTCCCCTCAGCAGTAACAAGGTGGACCCTCCCTTGGGTGACACCAGAAGCTGGGTGAGAACCTGAATTTCTACCTCCATTTAGCAGTATCGGGGCAGTGGCCCTTGCCTTCCTCTGCTGGAATGGTTTCAGAGTAATCCGGCTAAAATAGGAGATTTcaataagatccagagtctcataatttccaaaatgtcCAGGCTTTAACTGAAAAATCACTCATCATtccaagaaccaggaagatctcaaactAAATGAAGAAAGACAATCCGTAGATGCCAAAACAGACGATGACAgatatgttaaaattatttgacaaagattttaaagcagacatcataaaaatgctttagTGAGCAATGAGGAATGtgtttgaaacaa of Physeter macrocephalus isolate SW-GA chromosome 5, ASM283717v5, whole genome shotgun sequence contains these proteins:
- the GGCT gene encoding gamma-glutamylcyclotransferase isoform X1; the protein is MLLVLSSHSCYRSQVRAGVRWDMANSGGEDLRIQEGESFLYFAYGSNLLTERIHLRNPSAVFCSVARLQDFKLDFGNPQGKTSETWHGGIATIFESPGDEVWGVVWKMNKSNLSSLDKQEGVKSGMYIPIEVNVSTQEGKEITCRSYQMSNYERVPPSPQYKKVICLGAKENGLPLEYQEKLNSVEPNDYKGKVSEEIEDIIKKGEAKTH
- the GGCT gene encoding gamma-glutamylcyclotransferase isoform X2; the encoded protein is MLLVLSSHSCYRSQVRAGVRWDMANSGGEDLRIQEGESFLYFAYGSNLLTERIHLRNPSAVFCSVARLQDFKLDFGNPQGKTSETWHGGIATIFESPGDEVWGVVWKMNKSNLSSLDKQEGVKSGMYIPIEVNVSTQEGKEITCRSYQMSNYERVPPSPQYKKAIKRPG